The sequence TCGGACAGGGTCTTGTGTGCCTCTCCGATTGCCTTGAACTTCTTCTCCATGGCGATTTTCTCGTCTGCGCTCGCCCCCACGTGTTTGTCGGGATGACACTTCAGCGCCAACTTACGGTACGCCTTCTTGATCTCGTCTGCCGTCGCGGAGCGCTCTAGCCCGAGAGTTTGGTAAAAGTCCGTCTGCATGTTtaatttctgtttttgtttggcTTCACGGAGAAGTTTCTCGTTCTCAGGTGTCGGGTTCAGCTTGTAGACTGTCTCGAAGTCGCGAATGGCCTCTTCAAAGCACTCGGTCTCCATGTAGCATGTGGCCCGACGAGAGATGGCTTTGACGTACGATGAGTCCAGCTCGATAGCTTGTGTGCAGTCCCGAATAGCGTCATTCAGTCGGCCCAGCTTGACACAAACGGCGGCTCTGTTGTTGTAGAGTTTGGCGTTGGTCAACTTGTTTTCGGGGTCGATTGTGAGTGCCTCTGTGTACAACTCATATGCCTTCTCATATTCTCCTGACTTGAAGGCGACATTCCCTTCCTCCTTCCTGGCTGCTAGCTGGCAGGAAGTCTCCAGAAATGCCAATGTTCTTTTGTGATATTTCTCCAGTTTCAGAGCTTTGTCAAACTTACTGTACGAGCCCTGTTCGTCTCCGCTGTGGTGGAGACAGAGTCCGTGAATGTAGAAAGCGTCTGCGCTCTCGTCAACTTCCAAAACTTCTTCAATGATAGCCTGTGCAGCGGCGTAGTTTTTCTGTTGGATGAATATTTCCGCCTTCATGGCCTTGTATTTGATGCACAGTGGAGACAAGTTCATCAGTTTGTCCACATGGGCTGCTCCTGTCTGTAGGTCTCGCTCTGCCAGACGCTGAAGTTTTGTGATTTCCTTGGCGTTTTGCAGCGATTTGGAGATTTCTTTGTCTCCCGCGTTCAGTCCGACCGCCACCGTCAACACTTTCACGGCCTCTGCCGGGcgtcccatggccagtaggcaCTCTGCATGTTGTTTGTAACCTGTGACGAACTGTGTGTCAGCCTTTGTAGAACTCTTGGCGTCTGCTAGTGCCTTAGCAAACTGCCCCAGTCCGAAGTAACATTGGCACCGGCGTGAGTAATAACTAGGGAACTTTGGGCACAGTTTCAGGGCTGCACTAAACTGCTTGGCGGCGTTCTTGTACTGACGGCAGTTGAGAAGCGTATTTCCGAGTTTGGCCGCCTCTGCAGCCTTACGCTGGTTGACTACAGTTGAGCTCGGTCTGGTTGTGCGGGGTGTCTCCGCCGTGTTAGCCCGTGTCGGGCGGAGCGGCGAGTCCACCCGAGGTCGCTTCTCGTTCGGCGACGAAATCTTGGCCGACGACCAGGGCCGATGGCTCAGCGTTGTTTGCCCGACTGGAGTCGAATCGTCCGATTCCGAAGGTCTCTTCCTTGATCTCCTCGGTGTGTTGATATTCTCCATACTGTGGGATAGGTTGGTAACTTCGACAGGCATTTTTGAGCTGTTTCTTGTATCGTGTGGTCTCTTGTCCGTGTGTGTGGATAAGTGCCGCGTCGAAACGTCCCCCGAAATTTAAAGGCGTCGGCCTATCCCCAACCGTTGCCACTGTGACGTGTGCGTGAACCCTCGAATAATCCGTTCTCCTTTTTTGGTCAGGAACCAGACGACCAGGTTGACCCTGTTTCCATGGCAAAGCCTGGGTTGGACGAAAACACATTATTCCAGACAATTACGCAGGGTAAGCCAACAGGCATTGCTCTTGGCGGTATACGGAGGGCTATCAAAGGGGTTGACGTGCACGGTAAAGTTAAcgttgaaatataacattagAATAAAAGATCCTTCCTCCCTATCCAAATCATTGATGATCATGTATTTTGAGCATTTACTGAAATGCTTCTTACACTGGGTTCACAATAGGAATATATAAGTTATATATTCAGGGAAGTGGTCCATTAAGTTAGCATCATTTTCATAAAGTTATAGGAGAAATTCGATAGAAATTAGCAAAACGTCTTCGGCCGACTGAAATCACAAAAGCTGAGCTGCAAAAgtagtgcaaaatataaaaagcAAACAGTGGAACAAATTCAACATTGATATGAATGTTATTGAACTTTAAAACACAAGAATATCGAAAGAACATCCTCTTCCAGAGCCCCAAGTTATCTGGCATCAATGCATCTGGCTTTGGGTCACGTACTGTATAAAGTTATCGTTACTGAAATTTAAGTTTGTGTAACGTTAATACACTGTACCTACAGAAAGAACTTAAGAAGGTGTCTTAGGACACAACTGTACAATGAATCCTATTGCCTTCTTTTTATAACCTAGTTAAGACAATATTGCATATGATAAATCAATAGCCATGACGTCACATACGGCCTAGTACCTGCTAacatgaccatatatggtgactACCAGGTGTGTCGTCACATCCTTGTAAATTATGTTGCTGAAAGCGAGGTCATAAAAGTTCATTAGACAAGAATGAACATTACATTTGGTAAAAGACAATTACAGGTTATTTTGAGATTGGCGAAGGGTTGTTCGACGTCATGGCTCGTTTAGCCATATTTGGTAGGGACGTGACTAACATGGCTACCACAAATCAACATCTCCAAGTATATGTGCACAACACACACTCAGCTTTTGTTATCATGCTGGCTAACGTTTTCTTTGTTACTGAAGATATCTAAATTCTACACAGTGGTTTTCAGTATTCTCCCGACATTCTGTAAATGCCTGAGGGTGGGGTCACTGTAGGTAATAATCTATGAGACATGTAGAGTTGATGCTACGACATGAGGACGAAAATCGGCATGCTAGGATAAAAGGCACATGAGACAAACATCACTAATCGTTGCTCCTGTTCGTCTGTACTTTATATATGAAAGATAGTGATGACATCTCCAGTACGGGGAGCTTCATGTTTTTACATAGCCAATGGGCCTTGAAAGACCTCCTTGATATAACATTAAACGGTGGGACTATTGTTTACTTTGCCTGGCATCTAGTTTTATTTGAAATAGGCTTCCGTTGAACTGTGTGTATACAGGGCTTCATTGAAAATTCGAGACATGCAGACGATAGCATGCTAATACAAGTCACCTGTGACCTTCGACCCACATAAAGTCCCACTAACAAAGCGGTTAGTCCACCCAGTCTGGGTGTTTAGAATAATGTGCCCTGGGGCTCCAACCGACCTGATCGTTTCCTTGGCAACTGTCCCAAAATGCATGCACTGTTTACGTTCAAAAAGGCAGGCGAACGAATGAGAGAGTACACCGTCACGGCAAAAAAGAACCGTTAGGGTTTTACCCTTTTTCAAAACTGGGGTGTTCTTATCCAGTGAAGCCTTTTGCTTTGAGGGGAGAAGATTGGACGATACAGTGCTGAGTGACCGTCAGTGTGCCAAAATGTCTACCACCACGGAGCAAGCAGACGACAAGGAGAATGCAGAGACCGACAAGGTTAAAAGACCTACAAAGAGAAGATCAGACGAAGGAGTAGGTGGTCACCAGAGACTAACCAACAGCAAGGCCTGGTCGTCGGCGTCCCGCAATGTGTCGTCGGACCACTCAGGGAAACGACTTCGGTTCAACCCGCCGCACCACGCCGTCAGCACACCGCAGACGCCCCGGTCAAAGAGAGTAACAACTCTTAACAACCATAGGAAAGCTATGGATGCTGCTAAACTCGGTAACACACTTCTTAATTGTGGACAACATCATAATGCCCTAAAGCACTTCAATACAGCGGTGGAGCTGTGCCCAACTTTCTCCAGTTTCTACTCTGGGCGGTGTGAATGTTACGCTGGCGGAAGCTAAANNNNNNNNNNNNNNNNNNNNNNNNNNNNNNNNNNNNNNNNNNNNNNNNNNNNNNNNNNNNNNNNNNNNNNNNNNNNNNNNNNNNNNNNNNNNNNNNNNNNNNNNNNNNNNNNNNNNNNNNNNNNNNNNNNNNNNNNNNNNNNNNNNNNNNNNNNNNNNNNNNNNNNNNNNNNNNNNNNNNNNNNNNNNNNNNNNNNNNNNNNNNNNNNNNNNNNNNNNNNNNNNNNNNNNNNNNNNNNNNNNNNNNNNNNNNNNNNNNNNNNNNNNNNNNNNNNNNNNNNNNNNNNNNNNNNNNNNNNNNNNNNNNNNNNNNNNNNNNNNNNNNNNNNNNNNNNNNNNNNNNNNNNNNNNNNNNNNNNNNNNNNNNNNNNNNNNNNNNNNNNNNNNNNNNNNNNNNNNNNNNNNNNNNNNNNNNNNNNNNNNNNNNNNNNNNNNNNNNNNNNNNNNNNNNNNNNNNNNNNNNNNNNNNNNNNNNNNNNNNNNNNNNNNNNNNNNNNNNNNNNNNNNNNNNNNCAAGTCAGGAGAATATGAGAAGGCATACGACTTGTACACAGAGGCACTCACAATCGACCCCGAAAACAGGTTGACCAACGCCAAACTCTACAACAACAGAGCCGCAGTTTGTGTCAAGCTGGGCCGACTGAATGACGCTATTCAGGACTGCACACAAGCTATTGAGCTGGACTCATCGTACGTCAAAGCCATCTCTCGTCGGGCCACATGCTACATGGAGACCGAGTGCTTTGAAGAGGCCATCCGCGACTTCGAGACCCTCTACAAGCTAAACCCGACACCCGAGAACGAGAAACTTCTCCGTgaagccacacaaaaacagaagATGAGCATGAAAACAGACTTTTACAAAATTCTCGGAGTGGAACGCTTCGCGACGGCCGACGAGATCAAGAAGGCGTACCGTAAGTTGGCACTGAAGTGTCATCCTGACAAACACGTGGGGGCGAGCGAAGACGAGAAAATCGCCATGGAGAAGAAGTTCAAGGCGATCGGAGAGGCACACAAGACCCTGTCCGATCCTGTAGAGAGGGCAAAATACGACGAAGAACTGAGTCAAAGTTACCTAAAAGACCTTATGTCGGACAGGACAAATGCGCAAACTAAGGTCAATGTAAACACTAGATCAAGTGGTACACCATTCAAAAGTAGGTTTACTTTTCATTATGTGTAATCCTTTTATTCCTGCTCAGTTAAATGTTAACGTGCTTATAATAGGCACCTATTACTTTACCTAGCACGTAAACTTATGTATCTGCATATCAAAGATTCAACACTCTCTCTAGGCTATCTTCTCGTCACAGCGAGCTGCCGAATAGACtccacagaaacacaacaaACCTCCCAGTTTATTGTAGATTCTCAACATTTATGGATAGCACATCTTCTTGTCGACTGCTAATATTCTCGTatttttatacatgtgtatcatgtaAGAATGGGTAAAATTCTATTTTAGCTTTATTTGAATTCAACGATTGCAGTATTTGAATGTACTATTCAAAATATAGCAATAACTGTAACTGTTATCTGTCTCATATCAGTTGGAACATTAATCCATGACCAAATTAAACCCTTGTAAGCTTGATATTTTTATTCTGTATATATGAGATATAGCTTAACTGCAATTCCGtagtttttttatcaatagCTAACATTACAGACAGTTGTGTTTACACAATGCCAATAAATCGGAAAAGAGCACGACATTCACACCCACTGTTTCGGGCAAGAATGGGGGCATCATACGGTATGGCTCGGTACTGCAATTTGACATTCAGTACCAAACTATTGTATTAATATCACCAAACAACACACTGGAACcactacaacacaacacaacacaacacaacataacacCACATCACTCCACAGACCTatgcaaatacaacacaccacaCCACGTCACAACATAGAATGACAACACACCACACAACACAGCACACTGCAACGATGCATGGCGACGCAACAGGCATGCTGCCATCGCACTGATGCTTCTACCATGAAATGATGTCATAATTCCTGTCACCTGGTCAAACATTCTGCACTTTGTGGCGTTAAGGTGACGACACCGGCTGGTTGGTCATGGGTGGGAATGATATCCAAACTTCTTCACATCCACGCGAAAGTCTTATTGAAGTGTTAGGATACCTGCTCGTATTTCATGATCTTTGTTTTAAATACCGACATGTTCTTGGCTGTGTTCTTGCTACTTGGACTGCTCAATGCTGCTCTCTAGCGACTCGGTATTAAACGACAGCGTAATATAGCACTTGGGTCACGTGACCGTTTGGGTTGACTACATAATGATATCACTATACAGTAAAGGAATCTATGAaatatgattgtgttttgtgtttttatcatTCATCTATAGTTTTCCGCGGCCTTTATTGGAACTGTCTATTTATGGCTNNNNNNNNNNNNNNNNNNNNNNNNNNNNNNNNNNNNNNNNNNNNNNNNNNNNNNNNNNNNNNNNNNNNNNNNNNNNNNNNNNNNNNNNNNNNNNNNNNNNNNNNNNNNNNNNNNNNNNNNNNNNNNNNNNNNNNNNNNNNNNNNNNNNNNNNNNNNNNNNNNNNNNNNNNNNNNNNNNNNNNNNNNNNNNNNNNNNNNNNNNNNNNNNNNNNNNNNNNNNNNNNNNNNNNNNNNNNNNNNNNNNNNNNNNNNNNNNNNNNNNNNNNNNNNNNNNNNNNNNNNNNNNNNNNNNNNNNNNNNNNNNNNNNNNNNNNNNNNNNNNNNNNNNNNNNNNNNNNNNNNNNNNNNNNNNNNNNNNNNNNNNNNNNNNNNNNNNNNNNNNNNNNNNNNNNNNNNNNNNNNNNNNNNNNNNNNNNNNNNNNNNNNNNNNNNNNNNNNNNNNNNNNNNNNNNNNNNNNNNNNNNNNNNNNNNNNNNNNNNNNNNNNNNNNNNNNNNNNNNNNNNNNNNNNNNNNNNNNNNNNNNNNNNNNNNNNNNNNNNNNNNNNNNNNNNNNNNNNNNNNNNNNNNNNNNNNNNNNNNNNNNNNNNNNNNNNNNNNNNNNNNNNNNNNNNNNNNNNNNNNNNNNNNNNNNNNNNNNNNNNNNNNNNNNNNNNNNNNNNNNNNNNNNNNNNNNNNNNNNNNNNNNNNNNNNNNNNNNNNNNNNNNNNNNNNNNNNNNNNNNNNNNNNNNNNNNNNNNNNNNNNNNNNNNNNNNNNNNNNNNNNNNNNNNNNNNNNNNNNNNNNNNNNNNNNNNNNNNNNNNNNNNNNNNNNNNNNNNNNNNNNNNNNNNNNNNNNNNNNNNNNNNNNNNNNNNNNNNNNNNNNNNNNNNNNNNNNNNNNNNNNNNNNNNNNNNNNNNNNNNNNNNNNNNNNNNNNNNNNNNNNNNNNNNNNNNNNNNNNNNNNNNNNNNNNNNNNNNNNNNNNNNNNNNNNNNNNNNNNNNNNNNNNNNNNNNNNNNNNNNNNNNNNNNNNNNNNNNNNNNNNNNNNNNNNNNNNNNNNNNNNNNNNNNNNNNNNNNNNNNNNNNNNNNNNNNNNNNNNNNNNNNNNNNNNNNNNNNNNNNNNNNNNNNNNNNNNNNNNNNNNNNNNNNNNNNNNNNNNNNNNNNNNNNNNNNNNNNNNNNNNNNNNNNNNNNNNNNNNNNNNNNNNNNNNNNNNNNNNNNNNNNNNNNNNNNNNNNNNNNNNNNNNNNNNNNNNNNNNNNNNNNNNNNNNNNNNNNNNNNNNNNNNNNNNNNNNNNNNNNNNNNNNNNNNNNNNNNNNNNNNNNNNNNNNNNNNNNNNNNNNNNNNNNNNNNNNNNNNNNNNNNNNNNNNNNNNNNNNNNNNNNNNNNNNNNNNNNNNNNNNNNNNNNNNNNNNNNNNNNNNNNNNNNNNNNNNNNNNNNNNNNNNNNNNNNNNNNNNNNNNNNNNNNNNNNNNNNNNNNNNNNNNNNNNNNNNNNNNNNNNNNNNNNNNNNNNNNNNNNNNNNNNNNNNNNNNNNNNNNNNNNNNNNNNNNNNNNNNNNNNNNNNNNNNNNNNNNNNNNNNNNNNNNNNNNNNNNNNNNNNNNNNNNNNNNNNNNNNNNNNNNNNNNNNNNNNNNNNNNNNNNNNNNNNNNNNNNNNNNNNNNNNNNNNNNNNNNNNNNNNNNNNNNNNNNNNNNNNNNNNNNNNNNNNNNNNNNNNNNNNNNNNNNNNNNNNNNNNNNNNNNNNNNNNNNNNNNNNNNNNNNNNNNNNNNNNNNNNNNNNNNNNNNNNNNNNNNNNNNNNNNNNNNNNNNNNNNNNNNNNNNNNNNNNNNNNNNNNNNNNNNNNNNNNNNNNNNNNNNNNNNNNNNNNNNNNNNNNNNNNNNNNNNNNNNNNNNNNNNNNNNNNNNNNNNNNNNNNNNNNNNNNNNNNNNNNNNNNNNNNNNNNNNNNNNNNNNNNNNNNNNNNNNNNNNNNNNNNNNNNNNNNNNNNNNNNNNNNNNNNNNNNNNNNNNNNNNNNNNNNNNNNNNNNNNNNNNNNNNNNNNNNNNNNNNNNNNNNNNNNNNNNNNNNNNNNNNNNNNNNNNNNNNNNNNNNNNNNNNNNNNNNNNNNNNNNNNNNNNNNNNNNNNNNNNNNNNNNNNNNNNNNNNNNNNNNNNNNNNNNNNNNNNNNNNNNNNNNNNNNNNNNNNNNNNNNNNNNNNNNNNNNNNNNNNNNNNNNNNNNNNNNNNNNNNNNNNNNNNNNNNNNNNNNNNNNNNNNNNNNNNNNNNNNNNNNNNNNNNNNNNNNNNNNNNNNNNNNNNNNNNNNNNNNNNNNNNNNNNNNNNNNNNNNNNNNNNNNNNNNNNNNNNNNNNNNNNNNNNNNNNNNNNNNNNNNNNNNNNNNNNNNNNNNNNNNNNNNNNNNNNNNNNNNNNNNNNNNNNNNNNNNNNNNNNNNNNNNNNNNNNNNNNNNNNNNNNNNNNNNNNNNNNNNNNNNNNNNNNNNNNNNNNNNNNNNNNNNNNNNNNNNNNNNNNNNNNNNNNNNNNNNNNNNNNNNNNNNNNNNNNNNNNNNNNNNNNNNNNNNNNNNNNNNNNNNNNNNNNNNNNNNNNNNNNNNNNNNNNNNNNNNNNNNNNNNNNNNNNNNNNNNNNNNNNNNNNNNNNNNNNNNNNNNNNNNNNNNNNNNNNNNNNNNNNNNNNNNNNNNNNNNNNNNNNNNNNNNNNNNNNNNNNNNNNNNNNNNNNNNNNNNNNNNNNNNNNNNNNNNNNNNNNNNNNNNNNNNNNNNNNNNNNNNNNNNNNNNNNNNNNNNNNNNNNNNNNNNNNNNNNNNNNNNNNNNNNNNNNNNNNNNNNNNNNNNNNNNNNNNNNNNNNNNNNNNNNNNNNNNNNNNNNNNNNNNNNNNNNNNNNNNNNNNNNNNNNNNNNNNNNNNNNNNNNNNNNNNNNNNNNNNNNNNNNNNNNNNNNNNNNNNNNNNNNNNNNNNNNNNNNNNNNNNNNNNNNNNNNNNNNNNNNNNNNNNNNNNNNNNNNNNNNNNNNNNNNNNNNNNNNNNNNNNNNNNNNNNNNNNNNNNNNNNNNNNNNNNNNNNNNNNNNNNNNNNNNNNNNNNNNNNNNNNNNNNNNNNNNNNNNNNNNNNNNNNNNNNNNNNNNNNNNNNNNNNNNNNNNNNNNNNNNNNNNNNNNNNNNNNNNNNNNNNNNNNNNNNNNNNNNNNNNNNNNNNNNNNNNNNNNNNNNNNNNNNNNNNNNNNNNNNNNNNNNNNNNNNNNNNNNNNNNNNNNNNNNNNNNNNNNNNNNNNNNNNNNNNNNNNNNNNNNNNNNNNNNNNNNNNNNNNNNNNNNNNNNNNNNNNNNNNNNNNNNNNNNNNNNNNNNNNNNNNNNNNNNNNNNNNNNNNNNNNNNNNNNNNNNNNNNNNNNNNNNNNNNNNNNNNNNNNNNNNNNNNNNNNNNNNNNNNNNNNNNNNNNNNNNNNNNNNNNNNNNNNNNNNNNNNNNNNNNNNNNNNNNNN comes from Branchiostoma floridae strain S238N-H82 chromosome 2, Bfl_VNyyK, whole genome shotgun sequence and encodes:
- the LOC118409087 gene encoding dnaJ homolog subfamily C member 7-like: MSTTTEQADDKENAETDKVKRPTKRRSDEGVGGHQRLTNSKAWSSASRNVSSDHSGKRLRFNPPHHAVSTPQTPRSKRSGEYEKAYDLYTEALTIDPENRLTNAKLYNNRAAVCVKLGRLNDAIQDCTQAIELDSSYVKAISRRATCYMETECFEEAIRDFETLYKLNPTPENEKLLREATQKQKMSMKTDFYKILGVERFATADEIKKAYRKLALKCHPDKHVGASEDEKIAMEKKFKAIGEAHKTLSDPVERAKYDEELSQSYLKDLMSDRTNAQTKVNVNTRSSGTPFKSRFTFHYV